CATGGTTATTTTGACTCTCTGCGTTCTGAAGTATTTGATCAGAATATCCGCATCACGCTCGTTTGTCCGGGTTATATCAAAACAAATATTTCATTGAATGCAGTGACCGGAGATGGCAAATTACATAACCAGATGGACCAGAACCAGGAAAATGGTCTTTCTGCAGCTGACTGTGCCAGCCAGATCGTTAAAGCTGTTGAATTGAACAAAGAAGAGGTTTACATGGGAGGTAAAGAAGTAAAGGGTATTTTGTTCAAACGCCTGTTCCCATTAAGATTTTCAAAATACATCCGTAAAATAAATATGACAGATCTGAAAACCAAGAGTTAAAATCCGACGTATCTCCTGCTATAAAACAAAATCATGAAAAGAATCATCTTATCTGTATTTGTCATAGCAGCTATGGCATTTTCAACTTCAGTTTACGCTCAGAAAAATCCGATGGTTGGTGGTGCAGCAATGTATCCGACTAAAGATATTGTAGATAATGCAGTAAATTCAAAAGACCATACTACACTGGTTGCCGCTGTTAAAGCAGCAGGCCTTGTAGAAACTTTAAAAAGCGCAGGCCCCTTTACTGTATTTGCGCCCACCAATGAAGCTTTTGATAAACTACCTGCCGGCACTGTAGAAACAGTCCTGAAACCAGAAAACAAAGCCATGTTAACTAAAATCCTTACTTACCACGTTGTCGCTGGAAAAATGGATGCAAAAACAATTGCCAAAGCCATCAAAGCAGGAAATGGCAAAGCTGAGTTAACTACTGTTTCGGGTGGAAAACTATGGGCTGCTATGGCTGGAACTCAATTAGTGCTCACTGACGAAAAGGGTGGAACAGCTAAGGTTACCATTTCGAACGTAATGCAAAAAAACGGTGTTATTCATGTTATTGACAGTGTTTTGATGCCTAACTAATTCTTAAATTTATTGCTGACAATAAAAAAAACACAGTCTTCGTTACTGTGTTTTTTTATTGTCAGAATTTTTAATTTTTCATTGACTAGTTGGCAGGGAAAGTCAAAATTCTATAATTTTACATGAATTAACATTATTTTAACATGAAGTTTGACTTAACTCAGATTGATTGCGTTGATGATATTTCAAAAGAGGATTTTGAAAAAAATTATCTTAATGCACGCAAACCATTAGTCATTAAAAACATGGCTAAAAATTGGCCTGCATATCAAAAATGGTCAATGGATTACATGAAAACTGTAGTTGGAGATAAATTGGTTCCTCTATACGACAGTTCAAAAGCTGATCCCTCAAAACCAATCAATGCCTCTGCTGCAGAAATGAAATTTGCAGATTATATTGATCTGATCAAAACTACCCCTACTGATCTTCGTATATTCCTTTTTGATCCGATTAAACAGGCCCCGAAATTACTGAATGATTACATCGCTCCAAAAGAGCTGATGGGTGGTTTTCTGGATAGCTACCCGAATATGTTTTTTGGCGGAAAAGGCTCCGTGACTTTCCTGCATTACGATATAGATATGGCCCATATCTTTCATACGCATTTTAACGGCCGGAAACATGTAATCCTGTTCGAGAATAAATGGAAGGAACGCCTTTACCAGATTCCTTATGCGACTTATGCACTGGAAGATTATGATATTGAAAATCCTGATTTTGATAAATTCCCGGCACTGAAAGGAGTAAAAGGTATAGAAGCGTATCTGGAGCATGGCGATACCCTGTTTATGCCTACGGGTTACTGGCACTGGATGAAATACCTGGATGGTTCTTTTTCTATCAGTCTGCGTGCCTGGGATAAATCATGGGCAGTGAAAGCAAGGAGTCTATATAATCTTACTATCCAGCGCAAATTTGATAATTTCATGAAAGCTAATTTCAGAGAGAAATACATGGCATGGAAAGAAAGGCTGGCTGTTAAAAGGGCAAATAAAGCTCTTGCGGAACACATTCCTTCCTAATTAAGAATCTGTTTAAATTTAAATAACAAACTATTTCTAAGTCATACCTTGCCTTTTTATGTAAATAAATAGAATTTAATTTACACTTTTGTTCTCAAACAAGATCTTTTTTGATTATGAGCTTTATATTAAAGCCGGTAGATACCGTTGAGAATATTAGTCCGGCAGACTTTAAGAAAAACTATTTAGATCCCAGAAAACCTCTGATCATTAAAGGTTTAACAAAGAGCTGGCCAGCCAGAGAAAAGTGGACTACTGAATACCTGAAGGAAATTGGTGGTGACCTGGAAGTCCCTTTATATGATAATGCAAAAGTAGATCCGTCCAAGCCTATCAACTCGGCGGTAGCACATATGCGTTTCGGTGATTACCTGGACCTGATTAAATCGGAACCTACTGAACTGCGTATATTTTTCTTTAATCTCTTTAAGCATGTACCCAGCCTGATCAAAGATATCGTCCTGCCTAAAGATTTAATGGGTGGTTTTATAGAAAGTATGCCTGCAATGTTTTTCGGAGGTTCAAACTCTGTAACCTTCCTGCATTATGATATAGATCTTCCGCATCTTTTCCATACTCATTTTGGTGGAAGAAAACATATCATATTATTTGATAATAAATGGAAAGAGCGCCTTTATTGTATTCCAAATGCCACTTATGCACTGGAAGATTATGATGTCGCTAATCCTGATTTTGATAAATTCCCGGCGCTCAGAGGTGTAGAAGGGTATGAAGTATTCCTGGAGCATGGCGATACGCTGTTTATGCCTACTGGTATGTGGCACTGGATGAAATACCTGGATGGTTCATTCTCTCTGAGTTTAAGAGCATGGGATGCTTCTCCGATCAGAAAAGCACAGAGTTTATTTAACCTGGCAATCAAAGGCGGTCTGGATAGTGTATTAAAAATGGCCTTGAAAGCTCCTTATGCACAGTACAGAGAAAAACTTGCGGTTAAAAGAGCAGAAAAAGCTTTAGCTAAAGGTTATCCGAAAAAATAAAAGCTTTTTGATAAACACTTCAGATGACGGCTGATTCACAGTCTTTCACTCATACAGGCAGGTATCCGGTAATTCCGGGTACCTTTTTTTTTGCAGCTATACCTGGACAGGGTATTTTTACAAGCGGGTAACATTAATCACCCGGCAAACTTTTACCTTCGGTATTCCGTTATATATGAAGCTGTTTGAATTTAGATGCTCAAATCGTTTCCGGCTTATTGTTATTAATTTCCCGGGCAGGAAAAACCAGCCTGAATTGAAACAGGATGATTTGCATCTAAAAAGACAGTAACAAAATGGACAGATGAATTTAAAACAGGTTCCGGATCATGAGAGGTTTCCATTTTTCTAATTTTCAGGCAGATGATAAGCCTAAGGGTGGCTTTGATGAAATGCTGAAGTTATTTACCCAGCTATTGAATTATACTGCGGGTGATGCAGGTGAAACACTGGCATGGATGAACGAGCTGGATAAGCAATATAAGTTTACCACCGGCGATTATGGTATGGGTGATTTTATTGATGACCTGAAGGATAAAGGTTTCATCAAAGAGAATTCCAAAGACGGCAGTATGGATATCACTTCAAAAACTGAACAGGTTATCCGTAAATCTGCACTGGAGGAAATCTTTGGAAAACTGAAAAAGGCCGGCAAGGGAAATCACAATAGTAATATCTCAGGGATTGGCGAGGAGAAAAATGCAGATCGCCGTGAATATACTTTTGGCGATAGTCTTGACCAGATCGATATGACTGCATCGATACAGAATGCACAGATCAATCATGGAATCGGAAATTTTACTTTAACTGAGAATGATCTCGAGGTAGAGGAGAAAGATTATAAAACACTGACCTCTACAGTGCTGATGATTGACATTTCTCATTCCATGATCCTATACGGCGAAGACAGGATTACTCCGGCCAAAAAAGTAGCTATGGCCATGGCCGAGCTGATCCATACCCGTTATCCTAAAGACACACTGGATATTGTTGTATTTGGTAATGATGCCTGGCCGATTACCGTTAAGGACTTACCTTATCTGCAGGTTGGCCCATATCACACCAATACACTCGCCGGCCTGGAGCTGGCCGCAGATTTACTTCGCCGCCGCAAAACACACAATAAACAGATCTTCATGATCACTGACGGTAAACCCACCTGTCTGAAAGAGAATGGCCGTTATTATAAAAACAGCATGGGGCTGGACAGAAAAGTGATTAACAAAACACTGAATATGGCAGCGCAGTGCAAAAGGCTCAATATTCCAATTACTACATTTATGATTGCTCAGGACCCCTATTTACAACAATTTGTAAGGGAGTTTACAGAAATCAACGGAGGCCGGGCTTTTTACAGCTCACTTACGGGTTTAGGTGAATATATTTTTGAAGATTACATTAAAAACAGAAGAAAAACAGTCCGCTAATGCGGTCAGACTAAACATATGGAGCAGATCTCAATTAAAACTCTTGGCGAACTAAAAGCCTCAAATTATAGCTCATTAACAGTAAAAGACGAATTACGTAAAAACCTCATTCAGCAGCTGCAAAATAAGGATGCCGGATTTGAAGGAATTCTGGGTTACGATGAAACTGTTATACCGGAACTTCAGACCGCAATCTTATCCAGACATAATATCCTGTTACTAGGTTTAAGGGGTCAGGCCAAAACACGTATTGCCCGCTTAATGGTCAATTTACTGGACGAATATATCCCCTACATTACAGGAAGTGAAATATTTGATGATCCGCTGAACCCGATTTCATGGTACGGAAAACAGGAAATTGCCACTCATGGTGATGCAACTCCAATCAGCTGGCAGCACCGTTCGGAACGTTATACCGAGAAACTGGCTACTCCTGATGTAACTGTAGCAGATTTAATTGGTGATATGGACCCGATTAAAGCCGCTACATTGAAACTAACCTACAACGATGAACGCGTGATCCACTTTGGTTTAATACCAAGAGCACACCGCAGTATTTTCGTTATCAATGAGCTTCCCGATCTGCAGGCAAGAATACAGGTAGCCTTGTTTAACATGCTGCAGGAAAAGGATATTCAGATCAGAGGTTTTAAACTTCGTCTTCCGCTGGATGTACAATTTGTATTTACAGCCAACCCGGAGGATTATACCAACAGGGGCTCTATTGTAACTCCGTTAAAAGACAGAATTGAAAGTCAGATCCTTACGCATTATCCCAAAACGATTGCAATCTCGAGAAAAATCACTTTCCAGGAAGCAAAAATTACCGATGCACAGAAATTAACTGTAGAGGCAGATGGTCTGGTTAAAGATCTGATTGAACAGGTAGCTTTTGAAGCGCGTAAAAGTGAATTTATTGATCAGAAGTCGGGGGTATCTGCACGTTTAACGATTTCTGCCTACGAAAACCTGATCAGTACTGCCGAAAGAAGAATGCTGATCAATGGTGAAGAAAACACTTTTGTCCGACTTGCAGA
This portion of the Pedobacter lusitanus genome encodes:
- a CDS encoding fasciclin domain-containing protein, with product MKRIILSVFVIAAMAFSTSVYAQKNPMVGGAAMYPTKDIVDNAVNSKDHTTLVAAVKAAGLVETLKSAGPFTVFAPTNEAFDKLPAGTVETVLKPENKAMLTKILTYHVVAGKMDAKTIAKAIKAGNGKAELTTVSGGKLWAAMAGTQLVLTDEKGGTAKVTISNVMQKNGVIHVIDSVLMPN
- a CDS encoding cupin-like domain-containing protein; protein product: MKFDLTQIDCVDDISKEDFEKNYLNARKPLVIKNMAKNWPAYQKWSMDYMKTVVGDKLVPLYDSSKADPSKPINASAAEMKFADYIDLIKTTPTDLRIFLFDPIKQAPKLLNDYIAPKELMGGFLDSYPNMFFGGKGSVTFLHYDIDMAHIFHTHFNGRKHVILFENKWKERLYQIPYATYALEDYDIENPDFDKFPALKGVKGIEAYLEHGDTLFMPTGYWHWMKYLDGSFSISLRAWDKSWAVKARSLYNLTIQRKFDNFMKANFREKYMAWKERLAVKRANKALAEHIPS
- a CDS encoding cupin-like domain-containing protein, producing MSFILKPVDTVENISPADFKKNYLDPRKPLIIKGLTKSWPAREKWTTEYLKEIGGDLEVPLYDNAKVDPSKPINSAVAHMRFGDYLDLIKSEPTELRIFFFNLFKHVPSLIKDIVLPKDLMGGFIESMPAMFFGGSNSVTFLHYDIDLPHLFHTHFGGRKHIILFDNKWKERLYCIPNATYALEDYDVANPDFDKFPALRGVEGYEVFLEHGDTLFMPTGMWHWMKYLDGSFSLSLRAWDASPIRKAQSLFNLAIKGGLDSVLKMALKAPYAQYREKLAVKRAEKALAKGYPKK
- a CDS encoding vWA domain-containing protein, which produces MRGFHFSNFQADDKPKGGFDEMLKLFTQLLNYTAGDAGETLAWMNELDKQYKFTTGDYGMGDFIDDLKDKGFIKENSKDGSMDITSKTEQVIRKSALEEIFGKLKKAGKGNHNSNISGIGEEKNADRREYTFGDSLDQIDMTASIQNAQINHGIGNFTLTENDLEVEEKDYKTLTSTVLMIDISHSMILYGEDRITPAKKVAMAMAELIHTRYPKDTLDIVVFGNDAWPITVKDLPYLQVGPYHTNTLAGLELAADLLRRRKTHNKQIFMITDGKPTCLKENGRYYKNSMGLDRKVINKTLNMAAQCKRLNIPITTFMIAQDPYLQQFVREFTEINGGRAFYSSLTGLGEYIFEDYIKNRRKTVR
- a CDS encoding sigma 54-interacting transcriptional regulator; its protein translation is MEQISIKTLGELKASNYSSLTVKDELRKNLIQQLQNKDAGFEGILGYDETVIPELQTAILSRHNILLLGLRGQAKTRIARLMVNLLDEYIPYITGSEIFDDPLNPISWYGKQEIATHGDATPISWQHRSERYTEKLATPDVTVADLIGDMDPIKAATLKLTYNDERVIHFGLIPRAHRSIFVINELPDLQARIQVALFNMLQEKDIQIRGFKLRLPLDVQFVFTANPEDYTNRGSIVTPLKDRIESQILTHYPKTIAISRKITFQEAKITDAQKLTVEADGLVKDLIEQVAFEARKSEFIDQKSGVSARLTISAYENLISTAERRMLINGEENTFVRLADLTGIIPAVTGKIELVYEGELEGPAKVANTLIGKAIKSLFSRYFPDPEKAKKSKTANPYQLITDWFTDGNTLDIADNLTAAQYKKELMQVDGLNELVKKFHPKLSANQTLLLMEFALHGLAEYSQLNKKYLSGGFGFSDMFDSLFNTELEEDDDDIDFNS